AGATGGGTCCATTAATCCTATCAATATCAAAGGTGAAGAACACATCTCTGAGATGACCTTCCTCGTTCTCATCAACTCCAAGCTTGTTACTAGTGTCATTAATGACATCCGTGAATTCCTCCAAATCAATATGCCAAGTGTCTCCGTTGCAATCCATTTCTCTCAGCTTCCTTGAAGGCCGCAGATTTCTTCTCATGTCGAGGCAGAGAAGGATTTCACGGAGCTCAAAGGTTGATATCTTCTCATTCCCGTTAGCGTCGAGGGTGGAGATGATATTTACAAAGACAACGAGAATGCACAGATGGAGAGGATGCATGTGCAGGTGCTGGCTCTTTGTAAGAACCTCTTTTTGATTTCTTCTTGCAATGATTATCATCAGCTTAGACGGCCCCAagacccaaaaacaaaaaacaaacacagaAATCCGACCAAATCTTTTTAATCAAGAGATGCTTTCCAGACATTGGGAACGCTCCAATCACTCAGTCACGAGGAAGACAATTCACCAATGCCTACAAGGTCCATCCATTTCCAGACatctctttaatattttaatccaACTATGCGACAAATGCGTAGCCGAAAGAGGATCGAAAAAGGcgaaaatatattgtatattatcCATCCATCTGTAATGCGCTGCATAGCAACTTCTTTACAAGAATTTATTGTTCTGGAATTCCTTGTCAATAGGAATGTTTCACTAACATACAACATCGGAACTCCTGATAAAATCTATCAATCTATAAGGAAGAGCCGCTCGCCTGAATAAACTACTACGTACAGAAGGTTCCGAAGCACCAGCCAAACCAAAACATGACCCAACTCTCATACAattatcaaaaaatgaaaaatataaaaaagaatataaaaataagacttGGGTGACAATATCAACAAGACCGAAGCAGAATCGGACCCACTGATGAACTAAGCATATCACTGAGTGCTAACTGGACCTCATTTGACCCATGTTCACAACTTATCAAGCTTGATAGTAGGGGGAAGAACCGACCCAAGTTCTTCTCCAATGAACTCTCTTCCTGTCTACAGATAGCCTGGAGAGTGGTGACAATGAGAGGCGCACGTGCAGCCAACTCTCTCCGTTTCCCAGAACCTAAAGGAATTTTCCAATGAAGCTGCCCAATGGATGATGATTCAGATATCTGTCCCGACCGAGCAGTTTCAATATAAAACTGCAAGATCTCCTTGCAAAGGTCAACAAGGCAGGATTCCACCTGGGCCTCATCATAACTTGGAGGCCTATCCAGTATAAGATTCTGTATGAATGTGAAGCAAATTTGGTAAGACTCATTCTCAAGCCGCAATAATGGAGGGTCTTGCATTTGGGTCATAGAACCAAACTCCTGAAGCTTTGATCGTAGCATTGTATTACTATTGATCTTATGAGCATGGGATGCCACATCATGCAATGCGTCAAAGAGTACTAAAGTAGTTTTTGCTGAAAGGTGAGACCTATACATGTTGTAGATTTCCATCACAGCCTGCAAATTTTGATAATGAAAAACAAACGAAAATCATGTTAATCATTCTGAAAGTGTAATCTTTAACATGCTATGTTGTCTAAATAGTTTCTGTAATTTATATACACCCTTCACAAATGCACAAGGATACCAAAGTAAAAAATTTCTACATACAGCTAATTCAGTTCTCTCAGAATTGTTAGATTATAAATGTTTTCTGACAATCACGACATTGATGGCATCAGTACTAGAAGATCGATTCAATGAATCAAATAGAACATGATTACCAGTGGAGAACTCCACCGAGGCATATTATAAACTGTCAATGATGTTAGTTTGAGATATATATTCTCACTGAGCAATCATTTGCTTCCAGAGAATTTTGGTTTCTGGGGCAACTTGGAATTTTcaagttcaaaaaaatattgttgataTAAAGTTTCATTCACAGTTTTGCATGCATTGATTTactttctgaaaaaaataaaaaaatattgcatgCACTGATTCAACATTGCTTATTCTTAGAAACATTAAACAATTCTAATAGCTGGATTATGGACCCTGTTGTAGAGACATCAAAATCAGGCAAAGCAGATATATTGACAGGCAGATTAACTCATTTCACGACCATATGTTCATCTTAAGTAGTAGGAAGGCATCTGTACTAATTGGCAACATCAGAGCGATATTCTACCTGAATCAATAAAAGTTGAACAGCAGCGCGGCACTTGGCATCAGATAAAGAAGCATAGAGATGGCGTGTCCTTAGGCTCTCTGAATCACCATCGGGAATGTCAGACACGGAAGACTCTATATAATTTTCTCTAGATAAAGAAGGTTCATTAATGACAATGAACGAGAAATCAGGAACTGTTGCATTAGCTGCTTGTTTCAATGAAAAAGCCACTTCTAGCCACTTGTCCTCGGAAAATAGATCACCAGCATTGCTCATCAAACGGACAAATGCAGCAATACCAATACCAGCAAGACTTTTGTGAGGGCGATTAATAAAGCTAACCAGAAGCATCAAAACTTTTTTCAATAGTGGATTAACAGTGTTATAAAATTTGACAAAGAGATCTACAACTAGTTGGAGGGCCAATGTGCAAGTCTCATAGAGCCATGCATCTTGATCAAGCTCGCCTGTGTCACTATCAGTTCCCTGACCTGGTGAGTTCCCCCCAGAAGGATCAATAGCATGCCTCACGTAGTCAAATATTGGAAATAGAACTGATTCAAACACTCGTTCCCACAAAGGAAGTGAGAAATGGTGACCATGGTTGCGTAAAGTATCAAACAGCACTTGTAAGGCACTCTTCCTGATTTCAGGCCTAGGGTCAAAGCTGAGTTCTGACAAACCTGCACAGAAGGAAGAGTCAAGactattaattcaaatttttacaaaatgtttttgttcaaaaaaattttctataCATAAAAGCACGTGTTTGTTTGAAATTAGAGCCATTTCTTTAAAGCTTTAGGGttgaaatctcaagaaaatcaaaatgattagCAATgtgagaacttttttttttttttttggatcagtGATTGGTAACATGAGAACAGCTAATGCAGCTTCCTTACCAGCCAACAAAGGAAACCAGAAATAAATGTGATCATCCTTATCTTCAGTGTCTCCCTTATCTTGTTTACCATCTTTTCCGAATTTAGGTGAAGATGGCGATAACTTTGCAGAAGCTTCCTTGTCCTTATTCCTTGATGAGGAGCCAATATTTtcttgtacaagttttgttgcACAAAACTGAAGAAAAGCAATGGCATTAAGGCTAATGTCTTTACTGAATCTGTTATTAGTGAAGGCAATCAGGCAATTGACACAGTCTGTAAAGGTGGTGGTTTCAGTCTCAGTGATGTATGGAAAGTAGTCTCGCACAATCTTCTCAGTTATTTCAAAGGCCAATAAGACAATGTTTTTGTGGTCATCAGAAGCTGCAGTTGTGAAGACCTGAATAAAGTTCACACGATAACAAGAAGCATTAAGAATAGCTCAAGAagaataatttatcaaatcaaatcaaataataaaaataacttctaaagaaaattatcaaggactagattttttctttgagtaatgctagacaCAAGCCTATAGTGTGCAAGCCCattgaaaaaaagtgggaccCACCATAAAAAAAGTCGGTTTTTCCAGGTGGgtcttacttttttcaaagggctTGCACAAGGCTTGCGTGCCCTAGGCATGCACAAATAATTTtccttattctttttaataaaataatatatgttggaTAGATTCCATACCATGAACATACTCTTCCATCCAGATTTAACATTGCTGACACGAGATAACACCATTTGCGAGACACATCTGATGATTAACTCTCTGATTTCAACGGCACTACTCTTGCGCATTACAATGACAAAAGGCTTCataaattcattttgaaaattatagtTAGCCAATTCTTCTAGGTCTAAGAACTTCATTGACAACTGGCGTAAAGAATCCATTGCAAATATTGCAACAGAAAGGTTTCCAGAACAGCCAGTGGTTACAAAGAAATCAGAGAGCACATGCCAGATGCTTGACCACACAAGCCGGATGCGGTTCATGTTATATTGCCTGTTATAAGGAGACAAAGCAGGCCAAGTTATATA
This window of the Juglans regia cultivar Chandler chromosome 12, Walnut 2.0, whole genome shotgun sequence genome carries:
- the LOC108980481 gene encoding uncharacterized protein LOC108980481 is translated as MIIIARRNQKEVLTKSQHLHMHPLHLCILVVFVNIISTLDANGNEKISTFELREILLCLDMRRNLRPSRKLREMDCNGDTWHIDLEEFTDVINDTSNKLGVDENEEGHLRDVFFTFDIDRINGPISPKELQLAGSHQLALDVINGVSMKERRRMIKAVDKNGDDFNLWILKIFDPR